The Halarcobacter mediterraneus genomic interval CTTAAAGCTGCAACAGTAAATGGTGCTAAAGCTTTAGGTTTACAAAAAGGACAGTTAGCAAAAGACAAAGATTCAGATATCATAGCAATTAATTTACCAGATACTATCAAAGATGAAGAGGATTTATGTATGAACCTTATATTACACACTAAGTTTGTGAATAAAGTATATATTGGAGGAAAAAATGCTTAATTTTTTTAAAAAACTTTTTTATCCTATTATTGCTATTTTAGATTTTATTACAAAATATTTTAAAACAATAGTTTTTTTAACAATTGTTTATTACTTTGTATCAACTTCAAATGAAGCAAATATAAATGAAGGAAGTTTTGAAAGTGCAAATCTACAAAAAATAGAACTATTTGGTCCTATTTTAGATTCACAAAAAATTTTAGCTCAAATCAATGAAGCTAAAAAGAATAATAATATCAAGGGAGTATTACTTGATGTAAACTCTCCAGGGGGTGCTGTTGCTCCATCTGTTGAAATTGCTTATGCAATTAAAGAGTTAAATGCTTTAAAGCCAGTTGTAGCTTATGCAAGTGGTATTATGGCTAGTGGAAGTTATTATTCTTCAATTTGGGCAAAAGAGATTATTGCAAATCCTGGAAGTATGGTTGGTTCTATTGGCGTTATCTTTCAAGGAACTAACTTAGAAGAGTTAATGGATAAAATTGGAGTTAAAACTCAAACTGTAAAAGCAGG includes:
- the sppA gene encoding signal peptide peptidase SppA, which produces MLNFFKKLFYPIIAILDFITKYFKTIVFLTIVYYFVSTSNEANINEGSFESANLQKIELFGPILDSQKILAQINEAKKNNNIKGVLLDVNSPGGAVAPSVEIAYAIKELNALKPVVAYASGIMASGSYYSSIWAKEIIANPGSMVGSIGVIFQGTNLEELMDKIGVKTQTVKAGKFKESGTPTRAWADYEKEELEKVINDTYNMFITDVANARGLKVQDHTKFADAHIFTSSQAKRVGLVDEVNTLTFAQKRVIELSGVKNPTWKKQDKFDKFIDRIISEAVTNFSVIFNSNLKAY